A window of the Streptococcus sp. 116-D4 genome harbors these coding sequences:
- a CDS encoding virulence-associated E family protein, whose protein sequence is MNSNDIVNKIIEEDKQQAPPEVVDLTQARETDEEHNSLNLAKRARGDGFAVNLDNLKKILSGDSKLKGAIQYNVFTYEIDVTRPMKLNGRTLSGAIDDLIIREIRAYIATKYKLDYKKPDIADILEVVAGEHSYNPLKDYLESCESEYKELVNQRDPFEILRHYLNIKDDEYNRIIMDLFFRGAVAKVFDPTIKFDFVLDLTGRQGVGKTQFFEGLFTHKYFTTVETFTDKDDKARMVRNWCVFDDEMVASKKASFSELKKFITETKLEFRPPYASSDRRLPKSFIIVRATNDHDYLNDLTGERRFLVAEVHKDTNYKGRKWTEKDRRAFWGAMVMAWRANQVLNLTDEQEKLVNEVRSRYKFVDEILEDVERYLETPYPKNMYQFPATDSTRHYYIHDMMNHGYHMGANGVEIHLDTGKYGELVERDKLTVNIFFSEVYLNNSPNPKDKNKVKKFMQNKEGWESRDSLRFGKSVKRGFAKIKK, encoded by the coding sequence TTGAATAGCAATGACATTGTAAATAAAATCATTGAAGAAGATAAGCAACAAGCACCGCCTGAAGTGGTGGACTTGACCCAAGCAAGGGAGACCGATGAGGAACATAATAGCCTGAACTTGGCAAAGAGAGCAAGAGGCGATGGCTTTGCAGTCAACTTGGACAATCTCAAGAAGATTTTGAGCGGAGATAGCAAGCTAAAAGGGGCTATACAGTACAACGTCTTCACTTATGAAATCGACGTGACTAGACCAATGAAGCTAAACGGTAGGACCCTGAGCGGTGCAATCGATGACCTGATTATCAGAGAGATTAGGGCTTATATTGCTACCAAGTACAAGCTGGACTATAAAAAGCCTGACATAGCGGATATTTTGGAAGTGGTGGCTGGAGAACACAGCTACAACCCCTTAAAAGACTATCTGGAATCTTGCGAAAGTGAGTATAAAGAGTTAGTGAATCAGCGTGATCCCTTTGAGATTTTAAGGCATTATCTCAATATTAAGGATGATGAATATAACCGTATTATCATGGACTTGTTTTTCCGTGGAGCGGTTGCCAAGGTGTTTGACCCTACCATCAAGTTTGACTTTGTACTGGACTTGACTGGACGGCAGGGAGTAGGAAAGACCCAATTTTTTGAGGGGCTTTTTACTCACAAGTATTTTACAACCGTTGAGACCTTCACAGATAAAGATGATAAGGCTAGAATGGTCAGAAACTGGTGTGTATTTGATGATGAGATGGTGGCCAGTAAAAAGGCTAGTTTTTCAGAATTGAAGAAATTCATCACAGAAACCAAGCTAGAGTTTAGACCGCCTTACGCCTCCAGTGATAGGCGACTACCTAAGAGTTTTATTATTGTGAGGGCAACCAATGACCATGATTATTTAAACGACCTGACAGGAGAAAGGCGCTTTTTGGTTGCAGAAGTCCATAAAGACACCAACTATAAGGGCAGGAAGTGGACAGAAAAAGACCGTAGAGCCTTTTGGGGTGCTATGGTGATGGCTTGGAGAGCTAACCAAGTCTTGAACCTGACAGACGAGCAGGAAAAGCTAGTAAATGAGGTTAGAAGCCGTTACAAGTTTGTAGATGAAATCCTTGAGGATGTTGAGCGTTATTTAGAAACTCCCTACCCTAAAAATATGTATCAATTCCCAGCAACAGACAGTACGAGACACTACTATATTCATGACATGATGAACCACGGCTATCATATGGGCGCTAATGGCGTAGAGATTCATCTAGATACTGGAAAGTATGGGGAACTGGTGGAAAGGGACAAGTTGACAGTAAATATATTCTTTTCCGAGGTTTATTTGAACAATTCCCCCAACCCTAAAGATAAAAATAAGGTTAAGAAATTCATGCAAAACAAAGAGGGTTGGGAATCGAGGGACTCCCTTAGATTTGGTAAAAGCGTCAAACGTGGATTTGCTAAAATAAAAAAATAA
- a CDS encoding terminase small subunit produces MTDKLTQRQEKFVQGLVAGLSQRKAYKEAYNAQKMADSTIDSRASKLLKEYKVNTRYRELLKEFSNRALWSREQAFNEYEWLKNKAKSEIIESGLRSSNFNAFLSALHGMNNSAFRDLELLDEKLRAEISVIKSNIHQETPVKDDKFIEAMSAMVESVWEDEIQKEKP; encoded by the coding sequence GTGACAGATAAGTTAACGCAGAGACAAGAAAAATTTGTCCAAGGACTAGTGGCTGGACTATCTCAAAGAAAAGCATATAAAGAGGCTTATAACGCCCAAAAGATGGCTGATAGTACGATAGATTCAAGGGCTAGTAAGTTGCTGAAAGAGTATAAGGTTAATACAAGGTACAGAGAGTTATTAAAAGAGTTTTCAAACCGTGCTTTATGGTCAAGAGAACAGGCTTTTAATGAGTATGAATGGCTAAAAAATAAAGCTAAATCTGAAATTATCGAAAGTGGATTGAGATCTAGTAATTTTAATGCCTTTCTTTCTGCTTTGCATGGGATGAATAATAGCGCTTTTCGTGATTTGGAGTTGCTGGACGAGAAGTTGCGAGCAGAAATCAGTGTGATTAAGAGTAACATCCATCAAGAAACTCCGGTTAAGGATGATAAATTTATAGAGGCCATGAGCGCAATGGTTGAATCCGTTTGGGAAGATGAGATTCAAAAGGAAAAGCCTTAG
- a CDS encoding transcriptional regulator codes for MELDNFKTMMNVRERMTYFLRFQRMAGSENQVAIDEEAWELVLPDQWNLSGEHEKAIREGLEIFAHDINSIEDKRARKYFIIHYCYMRKKTMSECVEMAGTSSTTYHRYKQIAVLNFARIHQNGELEVYK; via the coding sequence ATGGAGCTGGATAACTTCAAAACGATGATGAACGTCAGAGAGCGGATGACTTACTTTCTGAGATTCCAGAGAATGGCAGGAAGTGAAAACCAAGTTGCGATAGATGAAGAGGCTTGGGAACTTGTCTTACCTGATCAGTGGAATTTGAGCGGTGAGCATGAAAAAGCAATCCGTGAGGGATTGGAAATATTCGCCCACGACATCAACAGCATAGAGGACAAACGAGCCAGAAAATACTTTATTATCCATTATTGCTATATGAGAAAGAAAACAATGAGTGAATGCGTAGAGATGGCAGGTACTAGCTCCACTACTTATCATCGATACAAACAGATAGCTGTTTTAAACTTTGCGAGAATCCACCAGAACGGAGAGCTAGAAGTGTATAAGTAG
- a CDS encoding YutD family protein codes for MRKEIAPELYNYNKFPGPEFHLHGDTVETEGIAFSLVENIKDAFDVTAFNQRFSEVLTKFDYIVGDWSNEQLRLRGFYKDDRTEEKLEKISRLQDYLLEYCSYGCAYFVLENEAPKRASFDKKMRKKEEEPPSRKGKKPTQTKRKPNADKKNRRRQKDQHSQKEDKGQRHFVIRQK; via the coding sequence ATGCGAAAAGAAATTGCACCTGAATTATACAACTATAACAAGTTTCCTGGTCCTGAGTTCCATTTACACGGGGACACGGTCGAAACGGAAGGGATAGCTTTTTCCTTGGTGGAAAATATCAAGGATGCCTTTGATGTGACGGCTTTTAATCAGCGTTTTTCAGAAGTCTTAACAAAGTTTGATTATATCGTGGGAGACTGGAGCAACGAACAGCTTCGCCTACGAGGTTTTTACAAGGATGACCGAACAGAAGAAAAACTTGAAAAAATCAGTCGTTTACAAGACTACCTTTTAGAGTATTGTAGTTATGGTTGTGCCTATTTTGTCCTAGAAAATGAAGCCCCTAAGCGAGCATCATTTGACAAGAAAATGCGTAAGAAGGAAGAAGAACCGCCTTCTAGAAAAGGAAAGAAACCGACTCAAACCAAACGAAAACCGAATGCAGATAAGAAAAATAGACGTCGTCAGAAAGACCAGCATTCTCAGAAAGAGGACAAGGGGCAACGTCATTTTGTCATTCGTCAGAAGTGA
- the rlmN gene encoding 23S rRNA (adenine(2503)-C(2))-methyltransferase RlmN, with the protein MKPSIYSLTRQTMQEWVLEQGEKKFRADQIWEWLYRKRVQSFEEMTNLSKDLIAKLNDQFVVNPLKQRIVQESADGTVKYLFELPDGMLIETVLMRQHYGLSVCVTTQVGCNIGCTFCASGLIKKQRDLNNGEIVAQIMLVQKYFDERGQDERVSHIVVMGIGEPFDNYNNVLNFVRTINDDKGMAIGARHITVSTSGLAHKIRDFANEGVQVNLAVSLHAPNNELRSSIMKINRAFPIEKLFAAIEYYIKTTNRRVTFEYIMLNEVNDGVEQALELAELLKNIKKLSYVNLIPYNPVSEHDQYSRSPKERVMAFYDTLKKKGVNCVVRQEHGTDIDAACGQLRSNTMKRDRQKAVAAVNP; encoded by the coding sequence ATGAAACCGTCAATTTATAGTTTAACACGTCAAACCATGCAGGAATGGGTATTGGAGCAGGGAGAAAAGAAATTCCGTGCTGATCAAATCTGGGAATGGCTTTACCGTAAACGTGTGCAGTCATTTGAAGAAATGACCAACCTTTCAAAAGATTTAATTGCTAAGCTCAATGACCAGTTTGTGGTCAATCCCTTGAAACAGCGTATCGTGCAAGAGTCTGCTGATGGTACCGTTAAATATCTTTTTGAGTTGCCTGATGGTATGTTGATCGAGACTGTACTCATGCGTCAACACTATGGTTTGTCAGTCTGTGTGACCACTCAGGTCGGCTGTAATATCGGTTGTACCTTCTGTGCTTCTGGTTTAATCAAGAAACAACGTGACCTCAATAATGGGGAAATCGTAGCGCAGATCATGCTGGTTCAGAAATACTTCGATGAACGTGGTCAGGACGAGCGTGTCAGCCATATCGTTGTCATGGGAATCGGTGAGCCCTTTGATAACTACAACAATGTCTTGAATTTCGTTCGTACTATCAATGATGATAAAGGAATGGCCATCGGTGCTCGTCACATTACGGTTTCAACCTCAGGTTTGGCCCATAAAATTCGTGACTTTGCTAATGAAGGAGTTCAGGTCAATCTTGCCGTTTCTCTTCACGCACCCAACAATGAATTGCGCTCAAGCATTATGAAGATTAATCGTGCTTTTCCGATTGAAAAACTTTTTGCAGCTATTGAGTACTACATCAAAACAACCAACCGTCGTGTAACCTTTGAATATATCATGCTCAATGAAGTTAACGATGGTGTAGAACAAGCCTTGGAATTGGCTGAATTGCTCAAGAATATCAAGAAATTGTCTTATGTAAACTTGATTCCTTATAACCCAGTTAGTGAACATGACCAATATAGCCGTAGTCCTAAAGAGCGCGTCATGGCCTTCTATGATACGCTCAAGAAAAAAGGGGTTAACTGTGTTGTTCGTCAAGAGCACGGTACTGATATTGATGCAGCTTGTGGACAATTGCGTTCTAATACAATGAAACGTGACCGCCAGAAAGCAGTCGCAGCAGTCAATCCTTAA
- a CDS encoding VanZ family protein, with the protein MMKKTHNHILVLGVIFYSICIVYFCFTPQEHSPVGVETPGIQHLGRLVFLLTPFNSLWKLGEVSDMGQLYWIFLQNILNVFLLFPLIFQLLYLFPNLRKTKRVLFFSFLVSLGIECTQLVLDFFFDFNRVFEIDDLWTNTLGGYLAWLLYKQLHKNKIRN; encoded by the coding sequence ATGATGAAGAAAACTCATAATCATATTTTGGTCTTGGGAGTCATTTTCTATAGCATTTGTATCGTCTACTTTTGTTTTACTCCTCAAGAACATTCTCCCGTGGGAGTGGAAACTCCAGGTATTCAGCATCTTGGACGCCTGGTTTTTCTTTTGACTCCTTTCAATTCTCTCTGGAAACTAGGTGAGGTGAGTGATATGGGACAATTATATTGGATTTTTTTACAAAATATCCTCAATGTCTTCTTGCTTTTTCCTCTGATCTTTCAACTCCTTTATCTCTTTCCGAATTTAAGGAAAACAAAAAGAGTTCTTTTTTTCAGTTTTCTAGTGAGTCTTGGAATCGAGTGTACGCAGTTAGTCTTGGACTTTTTCTTTGATTTCAATCGCGTCTTTGAGATTGATGATTTGTGGACCAATACCTTGGGTGGCTATTTGGCTTGGCTCCTCTATAAACAATTACATAAAAATAAGATAAGGAATTAA
- a CDS encoding ABC-F family ATP-binding cassette domain-containing protein, whose amino-acid sequence MSILEVKNLSHGFGDRAIFEDVSFRLLKGEHIGLVGANGEGKSTFMSIVTGKMLPDEGKVEWSKYVTAGYLDQHSVLAEGQSVRDVLRTAFDELFKAEARINDLYMEMAEDGADVDALMEEVGELQDRLESRDFYTLDAKIDEVARALGVMDFGMDIDVTSLSGGQRTKVLLAKLLLEKPDILLLDEPTNYLDAEHIDWLKRYLQNYENAFVLISHDIPFLNDVINIVYHVENQQLTRYSGDYYQFQEVYAMKKSQLEAAYERQQKEIADLKDFVARNKARVATRNMAMSRQKKLDKMDIIELQSEKPKPSFDFKSARTPGRFIFQAKDLQIGYDRPLTKPLNLTFERNQKVAIIGANGIGKTTLLKSLLGIIPPIAGEVERGDYLELGYFEQEVEGGNRQTPLEAVWNAFPALNQAEVRAALARCGLTTKHIESQIQVLSGGEQAKVRFCLLMNRENNVLVLDEPTNHLDVDAKDELKRALKEYKGSILMVCHEPDFYEGWMDQIWDFNNLT is encoded by the coding sequence ATGAGTATTTTAGAAGTTAAAAACCTGAGTCACGGTTTTGGTGACCGTGCAATTTTTGAAGATGTGTCCTTCCGTCTCCTCAAGGGAGAACATATCGGTCTGGTCGGTGCCAATGGTGAAGGGAAATCAACCTTTATGAGCATTGTGACTGGTAAAATGTTACCAGACGAAGGAAAGGTAGAGTGGTCTAAATATGTGACTGCTGGTTATTTGGACCAGCACTCTGTCCTTGCTGAAGGCCAATCTGTTCGTGATGTTCTCCGTACAGCCTTTGATGAGCTTTTCAAAGCTGAAGCTCGTATCAATGACCTTTATATGGAAATGGCTGAAGACGGAGCGGATGTTGATGCTCTCATGGAAGAAGTGGGCGAACTCCAAGACCGTTTGGAGAGTCGTGATTTCTATACCTTGGATGCAAAGATTGATGAAGTGGCGCGTGCTCTTGGTGTCATGGACTTTGGCATGGATATAGATGTAACATCTTTGTCAGGTGGGCAAAGAACCAAGGTGCTTTTGGCTAAACTCCTCCTTGAAAAGCCCGATATCTTGCTTTTGGACGAGCCGACCAACTACTTGGATGCTGAGCATATTGATTGGCTCAAGCGCTATCTCCAAAACTATGAGAATGCCTTTGTCCTTATTTCACACGATATTCCATTCCTGAACGACGTTATCAACATCGTCTATCATGTGGAGAATCAACAGCTGACGCGTTATTCTGGTGACTACTACCAGTTCCAAGAAGTCTATGCCATGAAGAAATCTCAGCTAGAGGCTGCCTACGAACGTCAGCAAAAAGAAATTGCGGACCTCAAGGACTTCGTTGCCCGAAACAAAGCGCGTGTTGCAACACGAAACATGGCCATGTCTCGTCAGAAGAAATTGGATAAGATGGATATTATCGAACTGCAAAGTGAGAAACCAAAACCATCCTTTGATTTCAAATCGGCTCGTACACCTGGGCGCTTTATCTTCCAAGCCAAGGATTTGCAGATTGGTTATGACCGTCCTCTGACCAAGCCTTTAAATCTTACCTTTGAACGTAATCAAAAGGTTGCTATTATCGGGGCAAATGGTATCGGGAAAACAACTCTCTTGAAGTCTCTCTTGGGCATTATCCCGCCTATTGCTGGGGAAGTGGAGCGCGGTGACTACCTAGAACTCGGTTACTTTGAGCAAGAGGTGGAAGGTGGCAATCGTCAAACACCACTAGAGGCTGTTTGGAATGCCTTTCCAGCTCTCAACCAGGCAGAAGTCCGTGCAGCCCTTGCTCGTTGTGGTTTGACAACCAAGCATATTGAAAGTCAAATTCAGGTCTTGTCAGGTGGGGAACAAGCCAAGGTTCGTTTCTGTCTCTTGATGAATCGTGAAAACAATGTTTTAGTGCTGGACGAGCCGACCAACCACTTGGATGTGGATGCCAAGGATGAACTCAAACGTGCTCTTAAAGAATACAAGGGATCTATCCTTATGGTCTGCCACGAGCCAGACTTTTATGAAGGCTGGATGGACCAAATCTGGGATTTTAATAATCTAACTTAA
- a CDS encoding peptidylprolyl isomerase produces MKKLATLLLISTFALAGCSSIQRSLRGDDYVDSSLAAEESSKAAAQSAKELNDALTNENANFPQLSKEVAEDEAEVILHTSQGDIRIKLFPKLAPLAVENFLTHAKEGYYNGVTFHRVIDGFMVQTGDPKGDGTGGESIWHDKDKTKDHGTGFKSEISPYLYNIRGALSMANTGQPNSNGSQFFINQNSTDTSAKLPTSKYPQKIIEAYKEGGNPSLDGKHPVFGQVIDGMDVVDKIAKAEKDEKDKPTTAITIDSIEVVKD; encoded by the coding sequence ATGAAAAAACTAGCAACACTTCTATTAATCTCAACTTTTGCCCTAGCTGGGTGTAGCAGCATCCAACGTAGTTTGCGTGGTGATGACTATGTAGATTCTAGCTTGGCCGCTGAGGAAAGCTCCAAAGCAGCTGCCCAATCTGCCAAGGAGTTAAACGATGCTTTAACAAACGAAAACGCCAATTTCCCACAACTTTCTAAGGAAGTTGCTGAAGACGAGGCTGAAGTCATTCTCCATACAAGTCAAGGAGATATCCGTATCAAACTCTTTCCAAAGCTAGCCCCTCTTGCGGTTGAAAATTTCCTAACTCACGCTAAGGAAGGCTACTACAATGGCGTTACCTTCCACCGAGTGATTGATGGCTTTATGGTTCAGACTGGTGATCCAAAAGGAGATGGTACAGGTGGCGAATCCATCTGGCACGATAAGGACAAGACTAAAGACCATGGAACTGGTTTCAAGAGCGAAATCTCTCCATATCTCTATAACATCCGTGGTGCTCTTTCTATGGCTAATACTGGCCAACCAAATTCCAATGGTAGCCAGTTCTTCATCAACCAAAACTCTACAGATACCTCTGCTAAACTCCCTACTAGCAAGTATCCACAGAAAATCATCGAAGCCTATAAAGAAGGGGGAAACCCTAGTCTAGATGGCAAGCACCCAGTCTTTGGTCAAGTGATTGACGGTATGGATGTTGTGGATAAGATTGCCAAGGCTGAAAAAGATGAAAAAGACAAGCCAACTACTGCTATCACAATCGACAGCATCGAAGTGGTGAAAGACTAA
- a CDS encoding helix-turn-helix transcriptional regulator, translating to MAKESNIITNLKSVRESTGMTQQELADLIGMRRETILHLENNRYNPSLEMALKIAQVFNLKVEDLFELRQKEEA from the coding sequence ATGGCCAAAGAAAGCAATATTATTACTAATCTCAAATCTGTTCGTGAGTCCACAGGCATGACCCAGCAGGAGTTAGCCGACCTCATCGGCATGCGACGCGAGACAATTCTGCACTTGGAAAATAACCGTTACAATCCTTCGCTGGAAATGGCTCTTAAAATTGCTCAAGTTTTTAATCTGAAAGTAGAAGACCTCTTTGAACTCAGACAGAAAGAGGAAGCATAA
- a CDS encoding DUF3796 domain-containing protein, with the protein MKKSQKMRGLIAMIAVALFIDFIVLFGSNLSWEPKLVITGISVSGQIVAIWSWIHMKPRPHKSQKDKGKIIFDLSAKLYSILIFAASIFYTVGIWVATPSVSSDIKEWILGIGLVIEVILFAFFCLKNVKETPDERFYANLAKAASLMFVFILGALMILAVIIGYMGSLTLYMGQIFFSIAALICIFAVVYLILERRG; encoded by the coding sequence ATGAAAAAAAGTCAAAAAATGCGTGGCCTCATTGCAATGATTGCCGTAGCTCTCTTTATTGATTTTATTGTTTTATTTGGTTCTAATCTTAGTTGGGAACCCAAGTTAGTTATTACTGGTATTTCAGTGTCAGGTCAAATTGTAGCTATTTGGAGCTGGATACATATGAAACCACGACCTCATAAGAGTCAGAAAGATAAGGGGAAGATTATTTTTGACTTGTCTGCTAAGCTTTACTCGATACTTATTTTTGCAGCAAGCATTTTTTATACAGTAGGGATTTGGGTTGCGACCCCAAGCGTAAGTTCTGATATTAAAGAATGGATTTTGGGAATTGGCCTCGTTATTGAAGTGATTTTATTTGCTTTTTTCTGTTTGAAAAATGTCAAGGAAACTCCGGACGAACGCTTTTATGCTAATTTAGCCAAGGCAGCTAGCTTGATGTTTGTTTTTATACTAGGCGCACTGATGATCCTAGCAGTTATCATTGGGTATATGGGGTCTCTCACTCTTTACATGGGACAGATATTTTTTAGCATAGCTGCCTTGATTTGCATCTTTGCGGTTGTCTATCTTATCTTGGAACGGAGAGGATAA
- a CDS encoding FanG protein, with protein sequence MYSNIKLCRCQLQLHQSIDKKVVYQTLKSPVIEMIAWLNFNIQMIYLSKKGREKGRDWTEI encoded by the coding sequence ATGTATTCTAACATTAAACTTTGTAGATGTCAACTTCAGCTCCATCAAAGTATAGATAAGAAGGTAGTGTACCAAACATTAAAAAGCCCTGTCATCGAAATGATAGCATGGCTCAACTTCAATATCCAGATGATATATTTATCTAAAAAAGGTAGAGAAAAAGGTAGAGATTGGACTGAAATATAG
- a CDS encoding CadD family cadmium resistance transporter, with protein sequence MIQNVVTSIILYSGTAVDLLIILMLFFAKRKSRKDIINIYLGQFLGSVSLILLSLLFAFVLNYIPSKEILGLLGLIPIFLGLKVLLLGDSDGEAIAKDSLRKDDKNLIFLVAMITFASCGADNIGVFVPYFITLNLANLIVTLLTFLVMIYLLVFSAQKLAQVPSVGETLEKYSRWFIAVVYLGLGMYILIENNVFDMLRTVFG encoded by the coding sequence ATGATTCAAAATGTTGTTACTTCAATAATCCTGTATTCTGGGACAGCCGTAGACTTACTTATTATCCTAATGTTATTTTTTGCCAAAAGAAAAAGCAGAAAGGACATCATTAACATCTATTTAGGACAATTTCTAGGCTCTGTTAGTCTAATATTGCTAAGTTTACTTTTTGCATTTGTATTAAATTATATTCCTAGTAAAGAGATTTTAGGTTTGCTCGGTTTGATTCCAATTTTCCTAGGACTCAAAGTTTTGCTTTTAGGAGATTCTGATGGAGAAGCTATTGCAAAAGATAGTTTGCGCAAAGATGATAAAAACCTGATTTTTCTAGTCGCTATGATTACTTTTGCAAGTTGTGGTGCTGACAATATTGGTGTTTTTGTCCCATATTTTATTACCTTAAATTTAGCGAATTTGATTGTGACTTTACTTACCTTTCTAGTCATGATTTATCTCTTGGTTTTTTCTGCCCAAAAATTGGCACAAGTCCCTTCTGTTGGAGAAACTTTGGAAAAATATAGCAGATGGTTTATTGCCGTTGTTTATTTAGGACTGGGGATGTATATTCTGATTGAAAACAACGTTTTTGACATGCTAAGGACTGTGTTCGGCTAG
- the cadX gene encoding Cd(II)/Zn(II)-sensing metalloregulatory transcriptional regulator CadX gives MKKDSICQVDVINQQNVTTATNYLEKEKVQKSLCILSKFTDNKQINIIFYLLAVEELCVCDIACLLNLSMASASHHLRKLANQNILDTRREGKIIYYFIKDEEIKDFFNQLG, from the coding sequence ATGAAAAAAGATAGTATCTGTCAAGTGGATGTTATAAATCAACAAAATGTTACAACCGCAACGAACTACCTTGAAAAGGAAAAAGTCCAAAAATCACTTTGCATTTTATCAAAATTTACCGATAATAAACAGATAAATATCATCTTTTATCTCCTTGCCGTCGAAGAACTCTGTGTCTGCGATATAGCCTGTTTATTAAATCTCAGTATGGCATCTGCCTCCCACCATCTTCGTAAACTAGCCAATCAAAACATCTTGGACACTAGAAGAGAGGGGAAAATTATATATTATTTTATAAAAGATGAGGAAATCAAAGACTTTTTTAATCAACTAGGATAA